A DNA window from Argiope bruennichi chromosome X2, qqArgBrue1.1, whole genome shotgun sequence contains the following coding sequences:
- the LOC129960416 gene encoding neuropeptide F receptor-like: MSAEELLLPDMSSTSLEELLYFAKNISLLPRLNFSLDDAVKEIERHISTDSMFSKPAEIIIIFVYSLLIISGIISNLIVSGIIVTKTKFCTTRYAYVINLSISDLILCVFCMPFSLMSLIRKRWILGMTLCKLVPFVQAATVFLSSATVSAIAIDRHKTVLNTFPSGKREKNKEVVITIIAVWVISFIISSPIPYAQTVRNVGLPDIYVYEKCLEEWPWHNAKGLYTVVIVLVQFLIPTLVLLITHFRIELHLNYATNRYNKTSASPNKERIHKERQRNRRATFVLMMISAVFSATWMPWNIFNLIADFYPNCMSGENLYTAFLVCHIIAMTSTTTNPILYGWFNSNIRREIISVKDKISDIIFNRQDPTPCTRAVKDVADTRV; the protein is encoded by the coding sequence ACCGAGGCTGAATTTCAGTTTGGATGATGCAGTAAAAGAAATAGAACGGCATATTTCTACCGACAGTATGTTTAGTAAACCTGCTGAGATCATAATTATCTTCGTTTATTCGCTGCTCATAATCAGTGGAATCATCAGTAATTTGATAGTGTCTGGTATCATAGTGACCAAAACAAAATTCTGTACCACGCGTTATGCCTATGttataaatttaagcatttctgACTTGATACTCTGTGTTTTCTGTATGCCATTCTCTTTAATGTCATTGATTAGAAAAAGATGGATTTTAGGGATGACCCTTTGCAAGCTTGTACCTTTTGTACAAGCAGCTACTGTGTTCCTGTCTTCTGCTACTGTCAGTGCTATCGCTATAGACAGACACAAAACTGTTTTGAACACATTTCCATCTGGAAAACGGGAGAAAAATAAGGAAGTTGTCATAACCATTATCGCAGTATGggtgatttcatttattatatcaaGTCCTATACCTTACGCTCAAACCGTAAGGAACGTAGGATTGCCCGATATATATGTTTACGAAAAATGCCTTGAAGAATGGCCATGGCATAATGCAAAAGGTCTGTACACAGTTGTCATCGTCTTGGTCCAATTCCTCATACCTACACTTGTTTTGTTAATTACACACTTCAGAATTGAACTTCATCTGAATTATGCAACAAACCGATATAACAAAACTTCTGCAAGCCCCAATAAAGAAAGGATACATAAAGAAAGACAAAGAAATCGCAGAGCAACTTTTGTTTTGATGATGATATCAGCCGTTTTCAGCGCAACCTGGATGCcatggaatatatttaatttaattgcagatttctatccaaATTGCATGAGTGGCGAAAACTTATACACGGCATTTCTTGTGTGTCACATTATTGCCATGACATCTACAACTACAAATCCGATTTTATACGGCTGGTTCAACTCGAATATTAGAAGAGAAATTATATCAGTCAAAGATAAAATAAGcgatattatttttaacagaCAGGATCCAACTCCTTGCACTAGAGCTGTAAAGGATGTAGCTGATACGAGAGTGTGA